Part of the Henckelia pumila isolate YLH828 chromosome 2, ASM3356847v2, whole genome shotgun sequence genome is shown below.
aatattaattttttatttagtttatcaCTAATGTAAtcaatgatttttattatgtatttttataaattacaaaataataaaaataacatgtttGGTTAGTAAGGTGGTGAATTCACTCTTTCAAATAGTAGTATTTTTCaacttcataaaatttaaaataataaaattcaaaaatcatatgtGTCATTGAggtaatgaaaaataaaaacaatcatGACAAATCTCACTTCCAGCGCGTACAAATATAATTTTCGACGCAAGAGTGTTTTAGCTAATTTTTTGAaaggtgaaaaaaaaaaacttaatagCTAAATAATTTTATAGGGATTTTTGTGttatataaaaatttcacaAGGAGAAATGCTATTAGCCCGCTCtcatgagaaaaataaaaaatgctaCAACACACACGTGTGCGTCCACGAATTTGCTAGCCTACGACGCGGGTACAGTTTTAGGTCCATGAAATCATTGAAAGGAGGCCTGGAGAATTGACAATGGAAGCAGCAGCAGCATCCTCATCACTTGTTTTCCCCAGGTGAATTCACTGTTCTTACTTCGATTTTCGATTTGTCTTCAACATATTTGCACTCCCATACTGTGTAATGGTACTTCAGACATCTGCATTCATACTCTAATCCCCGTTTTCTACGGAATTAAATGCGGAAATAGTGAAATTGGGAGAGGCCCGATTAGGGCAATTCCTGGTTTTGTGAAATTGCGTCTAGATCCATTGAAAACAGAGAAATTACGATCGGGATTATGTTTGGCCACTGCAAATGGTGGCTTCAGGAAGGCGCTGAATGGAGTTGCTGAAGGTGATGGAGTGATAATTGTTGATCATGGCTCGCGTCGGGACGAATCCAATCTTATGCTAAGTAAGCTTCTTCTTTACTTTTTCTTCGTGATATAATACCGTTGGTTGTGAATGCGAGTTTAGCAATTTAGATTTTTATCCCTTCGTTTACGGAACAGTTTAGAAATTGCTGAACAACTCTGGAATATATTTTGATGCAAAAAGTTTGGTGTATGCCGAATGTATTGCCTATTGTTTGAAGCTAAAAGTGAAAACGAGCGGATTCGTGTGATATCGAGATATGGAGCACAAGGGATCGAGCATGGGTTGGAATTAACAATTTTGAGACTTCGTTATTAAATACAATTTTGCATGATTATTTGGTAGACCTTTTGATCAAGAGATGGGTGttgtttcaactttcaacaacaTGTTTAACTCTATATTGTACATAAGAATGATGTTTTCCAAGGAAGGATGTGAATGGGGTTGAAGTGGTTATTCGGTTACAAGTAAAATGGCCTTTTGATACAACGTCTGGAGACAAAGAGGGAAAGGCTCACTTTGATAGATTTTTAGCCCGATTTTTTAGTCACTGTTTATTGGAAGTAGTAGCATATGTTAGTAATTTAATTTTACTCAATTTCATTTTCACAGATGAGTTTGTGGATATGTTCAGAGAGAGAACCAAATATCCTATCGTGGAGCCTGCTCACATGGTATTAAATTTCAACATACTTATTTAGGCGAGCAACAGCCTTTTTTACATTGTAAACTGCAGTAAAAGAATTTTCCGTATATATGAATAAATGATGGCAGTAAAACTTCGTGTTTCAATTTCTAATAGTTTATTCTTTTACAAATTAGGAACTTGCTGCTCCGTCTATCAAAGATGCCTTTGATTTATGCGTTCAACAAGGAGCGAAACGTGTTATAGTGAGTCCATTTTTCTTGTCTCCTGGAAGACATTGGAACAGGGTAACTAGACACTGGTTCTTGATAACATCATATGTATTGGAATTTGGAACCAAGTAGTTGAACATGACTATGAAATTTGACAGGATATTCCATCTCTAACGGCGGAAGCTGCGAAGGAGCATCCAGGGGTATCATACATGGTTACTGCTCCACTTGGTCTCCATGAACTGCTCGTGGTAGgattctcattttttttttcttgtttgttTTCAATTTATTTGGCTTTATTGGATTGTATCTAGTGCGTCATCGAGTgtgaattttattgaagctgGCAATATATATGTGCCACAGTGCATAAAATCTTTGCTTAAAAGGATATTTTTGCCATGTTCAGTTCCATGTTTGTCCTTACACTTGAATTTTCTCTTTTAACATCCGGACGAGGTTTCTTTCAGTATAATGGCCTGACGTGACCTCTATATTACAGGATGTCTTAAATGACAGGATAAACTATTGCTTGAGCCACGTTGCTGGCGTCGCAGAAGAGTGCCGTGTTTGTGCCGGAACAGGAAAGTGCCGGTTGTATAATTAGTAAAGCCATTGGCTTAGAAAGTCGAGAAGGCGAAATATCACTCAGGCTAGGTTTCGTGAGCTCGAATGAAGGCAGAATTTTCGGTTGTACCACAGTGGTCCTTCTGTTTCTGTATCGTGTAAAAACGTACCAGACCAAAGttttgtaatatttttatatataacatgATGAGTTTTGATAGGTCCCCAGATTAAAGAAAGAACGAAGTAAACATGTTCTCTTCATCACTCTTCCAATTTTATCACCACGCTATTTTAGTccattcaaaaaaatcaaagaatttTGAAATCTATCGATCCAAACCCGACTCGAGGGGGTAAATAATAATAGGTTTGCATTGCTGCAATCTCAGCGTGGAGTAAATATAAGGTAACCTGCCTATCTTCAGCATGATGGGTCTTTTGAAAACAGGGAAAAGCCTCAAAACCTACGTGAGCAAATGCATTTCTCAGCTTCAGCATTTGACAGAAGAGAGGTTAATCAATCATGGAACTGTCCTTCACGGCCACTTGCTCAAAATGGGCCTCGTATCGCAGAAGTACATTGCCGTAAAGTTACTGATAATGTATTTAGACTCAAGAAAATCATTCGAAATAGACCGGATGTTGAAGGAGTTTAATGGATTCAATTTAGTCGTTCATAACTGCTTGATCAATGCGAATCTGGAGTGGGGTAATGTTAGTGAAGCGCGCAGGTTGTTCGATGAAATGCCTGAGAGAAACGAGGTCTCCTGGACCGCCCTGATTTCGGGATTACTGAAGCATGGATATGTTGATGAAGCGATGTGGTATTTTGGGAGAATCCCTTTTCTGAATGTGTTTTCATGGACTGCAGCAATCAGTGGATGTGTTCAAAATAGGCTGAGTTTTCGAGCAATGGAGCTGTACAAGAAAATGCTTCGATCTGGGGTTTTGCCTAATGAAGTTACCTTTACTTCTGTTATTAGGACTTGTGGAGAGTTGGGTGATTTTGCATTAGGAAAATGTATTCTAGGGATGACTGTTAAGATTGGTTTTGAGGATTATATATCTGTTCGAAATTCCTTGATCACTTTTTATTTGAGGTTAGGCGAAGTTGACTTGGCAAGGAAAGTTTTTGACCAGATGGAGGAAAGGGATGTGATTTCTTGGACCTCCATACTTGACATGTATGTTGAAATGGGAGATTTAAGCGGAGCTCGTCGAATTTTTGACGAGATTCCTGAAAAAAACGATGTTTCGTGGAGTGCCATGATAGCGAGGTTCAGTCAGAATGGCGACGCAAGAGAGGCGTTGAGTCTATTTAGACAGATGATGCATCAGTCCTTTAAACCAAATGTGTCGTGTTATTCTAGTGTGATTAATGCGTTAGCAAGTCTAGAGGCTTTACACGCGGGAAGGAATATACATGCTCATGTGCTGAAAATGGGTATGGATGTAAACGTATTTGTTGGAAGCGCACTCGTTGATTTGTACAGCAAATGTGGAAATACTAAAAACGGGCGCTTGATGTTCGACTCGCTTTCCCTAAAAAACACCGTCTGTTGGAATTCGATGGTCTCTGGATACAGCTTAAACGGCCAACTATCCGAAGCAAAAATGCTTTTTGATCAGATACCTAACAAAAATAGCGTCTCTTGGAACTCTTTGATAGCTGGTTATGTTGAAACTGAGAATTTCGTTGAAACATTTGAAGTGTTCAATGAGATGATTTTGTCCGGAGAACAGCCGAGCAAATCTACCTTTTCAAGTGTTTTGAAAGCTTGTGCTAGCTTAGCTTCGTTAGAGAAAGGAAGCTATGTGCACGGAAAGGCTGTAAAACTCGGGTTCCAGCAGGATGTTTTTGTGGACACTGCTCTATTAGACATGTACGCTAAATCTGGTAGTATAGAGTGTTCTAAAAAGATCTTTACTCGAATGAAAATGAAGAACGAGGTAGCTTGGACTGCTATGATACAAGGGCTTGCAGAAAATGGATTTGCAGAAGAATCACTCTCCCTGTTCCAGGAAATCGAAGAAACCTCATGTGTTGCTCCAAATGAACTAATGCTATTGTCAGTCCTATTTGCTTGCTCTCACTGTGGTCTAATCGACAAAGGTCTCGACTATTTCCATTCTATGGAGAAGATTCACGGCATAAAACCAAACGAGAGACACTACACGAGCATGGTGGACATGTTGGCTCGGTCAGGACGACTCTCTGAAGCAGAGAAGTTCATCGAAAACATGCCATGTGCCCCGGAAGGGAACGTTTTAGCTGCCCTTCTGAGTGGATGTAGGATGTTTGGAGACGAGAGCTTGGCAGATTTAACGGGCAAAAAGATGTCGAAAAGGGTGGAAACAAAGGCTGGAGGATATGTGTTGATGTCGAATATTTATGCTTCGAGTGGGAGATGGATGGATGTTTTGAGTACAAGAAGATTGATGGATGAGAGAGGAGTGAAGAAGAGTGGGGGTTGTAGTTGGATTGAGGTGAGGAATGGAGTGCATGTATTTTATTCACGACATCAAACACATCCTCGGTCTGCTCAGATTTATGGGATGTTACATTTACTCAATCTACAAACttgattccaaaaaaaaaattaaaaaatctacAAACTTGACCTCATATAGGTGTtgagaattttttattttttatttttttcggggaatgaaaatcatttttatttatgattgaTGTATAGTAGCCGAAATTTCAAGATATAGCCTTGCAGTACACGTGTACGTGTAAAATTAAGGATATAATTGAGGTGGacgttttttttatatatctgGGTTTAGAAACAAATGTGGTGATTTAATCTtactttaatatttaattaaaaatctgCATTTCATACTAATTAATTTAGTGAAACTTAAATGAAAATTACAGATCTTCGTAATCAAATGTACAATATAAATAATGTTAAAATGTATAGAGTACAactaacttatttataatttcATTTTAATTATCATATCTTATATtctttttaaagtttttttaattACGAAATATTCTTCTGTCTTAATATAAAGTTTTGAATAATTAATTCATCATGGTAGTCcagaaaataacataaaaaagtTATATATTCAAAAAAGTTTTATGTATATGCATACAACATCGTTGCGTAAGGGAAATTAGTCTGATTGGAAAATtgaatacaaaatttaaaaatcaccAAATTGTTAAAATAGTATGAATTGTTGTTATAAAGAGTttataaactcaacaaaaaaacATTCATCCTTCAATATAGGATGAATTATGGGTATTTATGTCGTGTATTGTATGTTGGCTTTTAAAAGGTTGGCTTTTAAGTaggaaaaattaaatatttttttcccatacaaatatttcagaaataattaatttaattggtttATTAGAAAATAGGGTTTTAAAGTTTCAACAACTGAGAACATTTTTTACTGCCTTGACTTGAAAAAGATGTATAATTAGTTTGGCATTTCACTGTGGTTAAAAGAAAGGAAGTCTCCAGCAGCTTAAACCCCGCAAGCTTCCTATAAAAGCCAAACGTCACCGCCATGATCGCGCCAACTGCAACTCTATCGTCTCCGCCATTTCTCGCCTGCAAATACCGCCGCCCAAGCTCGCTACTTGTTTCGAATCCGAGGCTTTCCGCCGGAATGTCGTTCAAGGAACCCCGCGCTCTCTTCACTCGCCTCCCCAACGCCTCAGTTCGCTGTTTTTCGGCCGCTGCCAGTAAAATCCAAGTTCAGAACCCTATCGTCGAAATGGACGGTATTTTTTCGATTATTGCAATCTATTCTCGGATACTATTGGATATTATCGACGTTTTGATTggtgtgtttttgttgttttgtcGTTTAGGCGATGAGATGACGCGAGTCATCTGGAAAACGATCAAAGACAAGGTATGAATTGCAGCACTGTTTTGTATTATTTTCTGTTTTTCGTTTTTCGTTTGTGTGTTTTGTTCGAGTAATAATTAATGACTAGTTGTTTGATGTTTGTTGTCACAGTTGATATTTCCGTATCTGGAACTGGATATAAAGTATTTCGATTTAGGTATATTGAATCGCGATGCAACGGATGACCAAGTTACTGTGGAGAGTGCTGAAGCTGCTCTTAAGTAAGTCTGTTTATTTCTCAATTTGTAGCTGGGAGTTCGATTCTGTGGAGCATCTTTATCACGTTTTCAGTTTGTATTTCTTAAGTTAATGAAATATGTGGGGATTAGGTTTAAATTGAGTTGAAATTATATTTTGCTTTGGGTTGAGTGtgaattttattgtttattctcgTTGAACACTGTTTTTTAATGATCTTAAGGACCACCTCTTTGGAAACGTCGTATCTATGAGGAGTACTGTAGTCATGAAGGAAGAAGCAACCGATCAAAGATTCTAGATTGACTGGAAGCTTCATGTTATAAGATCCATTAGATAAACAGTTGCATGTCGCACTAACAAGGATATTGTGTATTGTATTATAGTACAGATGAATTTTGCATTGCTAAGACAACATGAGTGCTTTTATGTTTTGTCTTTAGGTACAATGTTGCCGTAAAATGTGCTACCATCACTCCAGGTTAGCTATTCTATTACATATTCTATGCATCaatctatatattttttagcgATTTTAAAGAACAAAGGTTTGATGACTTTCAGATGAGACCAGAGTCAAGGAATTTGGACTAAAAGATATGTGGAGAAGTCCCAATGGCACAATCAGAAATATATTAAATGGTCTGGATGTAAAGCATACTGTTATGTTCTCCATCATCAAAGGATTATTGTTTCTTGTCCTTACTGACTTAGACTCTTCCTGATACCTTTTTCTAGGAACCGTTTTTCGTGAACCTATTTTGTGCAAAAACATACCTAGAATTGTTCCTGGTAAGGTATTTCTTCTTATTCCATGAATGAAAGAGTGAGATTTTGAACTGTTGTGATACTGTTACCCATTTTGCAGGTTGGACTAAACCCATTTGTATAGGTAGACATGCCTTTGGTGATCAATATCGTGCTACTGACACAGTCATTAGAGGACCTGGAAAGCTTAAATTGGTTTTTGGTGAGATGATAATGCAGTAGTTCTATCAAATACTGAATTTCAGAATGATTGGTGACATTGAAACTCTTCTGTTCGGTTATTAGTGCCAGAAAATGGTGATGGACCACTAGAACTGGATGTACATGACTTCAAAGGTCCCGGAGTTGCCCTTTCTATGTTTAATGTCGATCAGGTATGTCTTTTTATTGATTCTCCTGAAACACGCTATCTTTTCCAAAGGGACGTATGCAAATTTATTCCACCTTAATGCGGTTGATTAACTTTCAGTCTGTTCGAGCATTTGCTGAATCATCATTTGTAATGGCCTTCGAGAAAAAGTGGCCTCTCTACTTGAGTACAAAAAATACCATTCTTAAGAAGTATGATGGCAGGTATTTGAAAATCATAATATACTTGTTCAACATTCTTCACTCTAAAGAGTTTCTTTCTGGACTGACTTAACATTTTGACCTTGTTAGGTTCAAGGATATATTTCAGGAGGTATATGAAGAAAAGTGGAAGGGAAAATTTGAAGAGCATTCGATATGGTTGCTTTCTCTCTTTTAGGGCAGTAAATTGGCCTATCTTCATTGTTCtctgtatttttattatttaacaaAAACTTTGCCCTTGTGTAGGTATGAACACCGGTTGATTGATGACATGGTCGCATATGCAATGAAGAG
Proteins encoded:
- the LOC140881505 gene encoding sirohydrochlorin ferrochelatase, chloroplastic isoform X4 — translated: MEAAAASSSLVFPSEIGRGPIRAIPGFVKLRLDPLKTEKLRSGLCLATANGGFRKALNGVAEGDGVIIVDHGSRRDESNLMLNEFVDMFRERTKYPIVEPAHMELAAPSIKDAFDLCVQQGAKRVIVSPFFLSPGRHWNRLRRSIQGYHTWLLLHLVSMNCSWMS
- the LOC140881505 gene encoding sirohydrochlorin ferrochelatase, chloroplastic isoform X1, giving the protein MEAAAASSSLVFPSEIGRGPIRAIPGFVKLRLDPLKTEKLRSGLCLATANGGFRKALNGVAEGDGVIIVDHGSRRDESNLMLNEFVDMFRERTKYPIVEPAHMELAAPSIKDAFDLCVQQGAKRVIVSPFFLSPGRHWNRDIPSLTAEAAKEHPGVSYMVTAPLGLHELLVDVLNDRINYCLSHVAGVAEECRVCAGTGKCRLYN
- the LOC140881505 gene encoding sirohydrochlorin ferrochelatase, chloroplastic isoform X3, which produces MEAAAASSSLVFPRKALNGVAEGDGVIIVDHGSRRDESNLMLNEFVDMFRERTKYPIVEPAHMELAAPSIKDAFDLCVQQGAKRVIVSPFFLSPGRHWNRDIPSLTAEAAKEHPGVSYMVTAPLGLHELLVDVLNDRINYCLSHVAGVAEECRVCAGTGKCRLYN
- the LOC140881505 gene encoding sirohydrochlorin ferrochelatase, chloroplastic isoform X2; the protein is MEAAAASSSLVFPRAIPGFVKLRLDPLKTEKLRSGLCLATANGGFRKALNGVAEGDGVIIVDHGSRRDESNLMLNEFVDMFRERTKYPIVEPAHMELAAPSIKDAFDLCVQQGAKRVIVSPFFLSPGRHWNRDIPSLTAEAAKEHPGVSYMVTAPLGLHELLVDVLNDRINYCLSHVAGVAEECRVCAGTGKCRLYN
- the LOC140881504 gene encoding pentatricopeptide repeat-containing protein At2g13600-like; this encodes MMGLLKTGKSLKTYVSKCISQLQHLTEERLINHGTVLHGHLLKMGLVSQKYIAVKLLIMYLDSRKSFEIDRMLKEFNGFNLVVHNCLINANLEWGNVSEARRLFDEMPERNEVSWTALISGLLKHGYVDEAMWYFGRIPFLNVFSWTAAISGCVQNRLSFRAMELYKKMLRSGVLPNEVTFTSVIRTCGELGDFALGKCILGMTVKIGFEDYISVRNSLITFYLRLGEVDLARKVFDQMEERDVISWTSILDMYVEMGDLSGARRIFDEIPEKNDVSWSAMIARFSQNGDAREALSLFRQMMHQSFKPNVSCYSSVINALASLEALHAGRNIHAHVLKMGMDVNVFVGSALVDLYSKCGNTKNGRLMFDSLSLKNTVCWNSMVSGYSLNGQLSEAKMLFDQIPNKNSVSWNSLIAGYVETENFVETFEVFNEMILSGEQPSKSTFSSVLKACASLASLEKGSYVHGKAVKLGFQQDVFVDTALLDMYAKSGSIECSKKIFTRMKMKNEVAWTAMIQGLAENGFAEESLSLFQEIEETSCVAPNELMLLSVLFACSHCGLIDKGLDYFHSMEKIHGIKPNERHYTSMVDMLARSGRLSEAEKFIENMPCAPEGNVLAALLSGCRMFGDESLADLTGKKMSKRVETKAGGYVLMSNIYASSGRWMDVLSTRRLMDERGVKKSGGCSWIEVRNGVHVFYSRHQTHPRSAQIYGMLHLLNLQT
- the LOC140880444 gene encoding isocitrate dehydrogenase [NADP]-like encodes the protein MIAPTATLSSPPFLACKYRRPSSLLVSNPRLSAGMSFKEPRALFTRLPNASVRCFSAAASKIQVQNPIVEMDGDEMTRVIWKTIKDKLIFPYLELDIKYFDLGILNRDATDDQVTVESAEAALKYNVAVKCATITPDETRVKEFGLKDMWRSPNGTIRNILNGTVFREPILCKNIPRIVPGWTKPICIGRHAFGDQYRATDTVIRGPGKLKLVFVPENGDGPLELDVHDFKGPGVALSMFNVDQSVRAFAESSFVMAFEKKWPLYLSTKNTILKKYDGRFKDIFQEVYEEKWKGKFEEHSIWYEHRLIDDMVAYAMKSEGGYVWACKNYDGDVQSDLLAQGFGSLGLMTSVLLSGDGKTLEAEAAHGTVTRHFRLHQKGQETSTNSIASIFAWTRGLEHRAKLDGNEKLLDFAHKLEAACIDTVESGKMTKDLAILSHGSKVSRDMYLNTEEFIDSVVQSLNSKLHDTVPA